A part of Maniola jurtina chromosome 19, ilManJurt1.1, whole genome shotgun sequence genomic DNA contains:
- the LOC123874802 gene encoding uncharacterized protein LOC123874802 isoform X1 produces MEQMYLVEIFIDKVTIYASEEDEKSGANKNLIIKIKFGPKVQFIIKEGQLALNEDKKDDIIECDENGKRKWTRTIRVGKSYLFPSYPDTVLMTLSKFPLEIEVWNDDENEVEIFVGIGTMYWETEFYHMLKETADANKLHEPLTIKQNTILFAECCCKRVGEISFILRVSALGESIITEFQQLMKDPDTFVFRTNKAPSMFQCKRIEGDDPNFCMVGSLYETTTLEDPSIVNRAQDRIEVCTELQSCGIGQNDTDYSCRHGTEDTSAQAKKKYPIDKIKMGDIVGPCGNTNCPLAHKVRTYIRNLETYKKEAEGKVTGSKGAVTRKICGSCDCKDDRWHRDECPENIGKDGTPSKVECSGCGGMTPAGKTCEDNKNKNTVAYVFSVTKVPGFKESVYSKNGIVENMPDFCNIDENLASYSKGCACGRPGCTWTQELENSISAQSVHPPTQNTRNTPSVQMVTDKSIKPPCVRTPSEIKAYTYSQLPETKGPGRNIGNQSFVYNADVKEKESKRKIAVYNCAEIPDDKDCKCNPPKPTPPCKTFDCECITETANIATRKTHRPYCPSFKHKDTCPVTIKNEEEGKKVEDDEDEAEPLPYGLPPIKLGPCPVMGRPCSVPDGFARMYKTAALPALPPSYNDAGKVCCSKEYERIKKALKEYMKHEKDNDYRCVNRFNVDTERRCCDKEKRLLSLTGKSCCGSHKMAIQKKFQIQDEKKIS; encoded by the coding sequence ATGGAGCAAATGTACCTGGTTGAGATATTCATAGACAAAGTTACAATCTATGCATCTGAAGAAGATGAAAAGAGTGGTGCGAACAAAAAtctcataataaaaataaaatttgggCCCAAAGTACAGTTCATCATCAAAGAGGGCCAACTAGCTCTAAACGAAGACAAGAAAGATGATATTATAGAATGTGATGAAAACGGGAAACGAAAATGGACAAGGACAATAAGAGTGGGAAAGTCATACTTGTTTCCATCGTATCCTGACACTGTACTTATGACACTTAGTAAGTTTCCTCTCGAGATCGAAGTATGGAACGATGATGAGAACGAGGTAGAAATATTTGTTGGCATCGGTACGATGTACTGGGAAACTGAGTTCTACCACATGTTAAAAGAAACTGCTGATGCGAATAAACTCCATGAACCATtgacaataaaacaaaatacaataCTGTTTGCGGAATGTTGCTGTAAACGCGTCGGCGAGATATCATTCATTCTCAGAGTAAGCGCTTTAGGGGAAAGTATCATAACAGAATTTCAGCAACTAATGAAAGATCCAGATACCTTTGTTTTTAGAACTAACAAAGCACCGAGCATGTTTCAATGTAAAAGAATTGAAGGCGATGACCCCAACTTCTGTATGGTTGGTAGTTTATACGAAACGACTACTTTAGAAGATCCATCTATAGTTAACCGAGCTCAAGACCGAATAGAAGTTTGCACGGAGTTACAAAGCTGCGGTATCGGACAAAATGACACAGACTATAGTTGCAGGCATGGCACTGAAGATACATCGGCCCAAGCGAAAAAGAAATATCCAATTGATAAGATCAAAATGGGAGATATTGTAGGGCCATGTGGTAATACGAATTGTCCATTAGCACATAAAGTTAGAACATATATTAGGAACTTAGAAACCTATAAAAAAGAAGCTGAAGGTAAAGTAACCGGATCAAAGGGCGCTGTAACAAGAAAGATTTGCGGTTCTTGTGATTGTAAAGATGACCGTTGGCATCGTGATGAATGTCCTGAAAACATAGGAAAGGATGGCACGCCAAGTAAGGTCGAGTGTTCAGGTTGCGGTGGTATGACTCCAGCAGGTAAAACTTGTGAagataacaaaaacaaaaatacagtTGCGTATGTCTTTAGTGTAACCAAAGTACCGGGTTTCAAAGAATCTGTGTATAGTAAAAATGGCATAGTGGAAAACATGCCCGACTTTTGCAATATCGACGAAAATCTAGCATCTTATAGTAAGGGATGCGCATGTGGTCGTCCAGGATGCACTTGGACTCAGGAACTGGAAAATTCAATAAGTGCACAGAGCGTACATCCACCTACTCAAAATACAAGAAACACACCAAGCGTACAAATGGTTACAGATAAATCAATAAAGCCACCTTGTGTAAGAACTCCCTCAGAAATTAAAGCTTACACATACTCTCAACTACCCGAAACCAAAGGCCCTGGTCGAAATATTGGTAACCAATCTTTTGTTTACAATGCCGATGTTAAAGAAAAGgagtcaaaaagaaaaatagccGTTTATAATTGTGCTGAGATCCCCGATGATAAGGACTGCAAATGTAATCCACCTAAACCTACGCCACCGTGCAAAACATTCGACTGCGAATGTATTACAGAAACTGCCAACATTGCAACGAGAAAAACACACCGACCATACTGTCCATCCTTCAAGCACAAAGACACGTGTCCTGTGACAATAAAGAATGAAGAAGAGGGAAAGAAAGTTGAAGACGATGAGGATGAGGCTGAACCTCTACCTTACGGTTTACCACCCATAAAACTCGGGCCCTGTCCTGTAATGGGTAGACCTTGTTCAGTTCCAGACGGATTTGCCAGAATGTACAAAACTGCAGCGTTACCTGCCTTGCCACCTAGTTACAATGACGCTGGTAAAGTTTGCTGTTCCAAAGAATACGAAAGAATAAAGAAAGCACTGAAAGAATATATGAAACATGAGAAAGACAACGATTACAGATGTGTGAACAGGTTCAACGTGGACACTGAAAGAAGGTGTTGTGACAAAGAAAAAAGACTTTTATCATTGACCGGTAAAAGCTGCTGCGGGTCTCATAAAATGGCTATACAGAAGAAATTCCAGATACAGGATGAAAAGAAAATTTCTTAA
- the LOC123874802 gene encoding uncharacterized protein LOC123874802 isoform X3: MADGEEGERKKKKKNASKYNYSFGDVHPGNTIGHKICNPFLKPGYPVPASMGWLWNTPDVPGMKPRRGWQPGAIGKSVAKMMTFKCTRSGPDRDKSKKKKKRGHTAGADMGGGDSEPDEPLEPKPTLKVQRKGDVFTIEVNPLKDLTEIGPNEDPYVDCDPMVFKIIKKRSPEEQAKVEARKMVKLKKQRDAEIRKALAEAVEDICKCAYMDVFCNDLSAIDKVIDSCPAFKEPECICKSESLSSLSSNATWDIEYTPPFGCFDLNPKKRRNYIHVETQYIPADAGIVETPKIKPKKPSCTSMKSKSKARKK, encoded by the exons ATGGCCGATGGTGAAGAAGGTGAaaggaagaaaaagaagaaaaatgcTTCCAAATACAATTACAGTTTTGGCGACGTCCACCCGG GAAACACAATTGGCCACAAAATATGCAACCCGTTCCTAAAACCAGGATACCCGGTTCCCGCGTCGATGGGCTGGCTCTGGAATACACCGGACGTTCCCGGGATGAAG CCTCGACGAGGTTGGCAGCCAGGTGCCATTGGTAAAAGCGTAGCCAAAATGATGACGTTCAAATGTACACGTAGTGGTCCAGACAGGGATAAGagcaagaagaaaaagaaaagaggTCACACTGCTGGTGCTGATATGGGAGGTGGAGATTCTGAACCGGATGAGCCTTTAGAACCAAAACCTACTTTGAAGGTTCAGAGAAAGGGAGACGTGTTTACAATTGAG GTGAATCCCTTAAAGGATCTGACAGAAATCGGCCCGAACGAGGATCCTTACGTTGATTGCGATCCGATGGTTTTCAAGATCATCAAAAAACGCAGTCCCGAGGAACAAGCGAAGGTCGAAGCGAGGAAAATGGTCAAACTGAAGAAACAACGAGACGCTGAGATCCGCAAAGCCTTGGCAGAAGCTGTTGAGGATATATGTAAATGTGCTTATATGGATGTGTTCTGTAATGACTTGAGTGCTATTGACAAAGTGATCGACAGCTGCCCAGCGTTCAAAGAGCCTGAATGCATTTGCAAGAGTGAATCATTGAGTTCCTTATCGAGTAATGCGACTTGGGACATCGAATACACTCCCCCGTTCGGATGTTTCGATTTAAACCCGAAGAAGCGTAGGAACTACATCCATGTGGAGACTCAGTACATACCAGCAGATGCGGGAATCGTTGAGACGCCGAAGATAAAGCCTAAAAAGCCATCATGCACGTCCATGAAATCGAAAAGTAAAGCGAGAAAAAAATGA
- the LOC123874819 gene encoding uncharacterized protein LOC123874819 produces the protein MFLCSSKFLIVCSLLGFVSCGDFKNESRKPRIFSFNADAEDVEVGLDFSIPFLKIPIRKTIDAVAQFGFPGISVPIINLNPVALMLGGLLILSTSIFAPLLNKATSWHHYDRSSRIALENDTDSTMFITEKLLSNSRGCPERIACWSSQRSKNPEVMNTLKQIMRNRLLSSMVNTTALEIATTKGRSGQNCELYNPCPIDENTFPKILNSFTILTNMKTRG, from the exons ATGTTCCTGTGTTCCTCAAAGTTTTTAATAGTGTGCAGTTTGTTGGGTTTTGTATCGTGTGGAGATTTCAAAAATGAATCGCGAAAACcaagaatattttcttttaatgcgGATGCTGAGGATGTTGAG GTCGGGCTTGATTTTTCAATTCCATTCTTAAAAATACCCATTAGGAAAACAATCGACGCTGTCGCTCAATTTGGTTTTCCAGGCATT agtGTCCCGATAATCAATTTGAATCCAGTAGCACTGATGCTTGGGGGCTTATTAATACTATCCACGAGTATTTTTGCGCCTCTATTGAATAAAGCTACGTCGTGGCACCATTACGACCGCTCTTCAAGAA tagCCCTCGAAAACGACACTGATTCGACTATGTTCATAACTGAAAAACTATTATCAAATAGCCGCGGATGTCCTGAGAGGATAGCCTGTTGGTCCAGTCAGAGGAGTAAAAATCCAGAGGTTATGAACACTTTGAAACAAATTATGAG aaaCAGACTTCTATCATCGATGGTCAATACAACAGCTTTGGAAATAGCAACAACAAAGGGACGTAGTGGGCAAAACTGCGAACTTTACAACCCATGTCCGATAGACGAAAATACTTTTCCGAAGATATTGAACAGTTTCACGATTTTAACTAATATGAAAACACGTGGATAG
- the LOC123874802 gene encoding uncharacterized protein LOC123874802 isoform X2, with product MEQMYLVEIFIDKVTIYASEEDEKSGANKNLIIKIKFGPKVQFIIKEGQLALNEDKKDDIIECDENGKRKWTRTIRVGKSYLFPSYPDTVLMTLSKFPLEIEVWNDDENEVEIFVGIGTMYWETEFYHMLKETADANKLHEPLTIKQNTILFAECCCKRVGEISFILRVSALGESIITEFQQLMKDPDTFVFRTNKAPSMFQCKRIEGDDPNFCMVGSLYETTTLEDPSIVNRAQDRIEVCTELQSCGIGQNDTDYSCRHGTEDTSAQAKKKYPIDKIKMGDIVGPCGNTNCPLAHKVRTYIRNLETYKKEAEGKVTGSKGAVTRKICGSCDCKDDRWHRDECPENIGKDGTPSKVECSGCGGMTPAGKTCEDNKNKNTVAYVFSVTKVPGFKESVYSKNGIVENMPDFCNIDENLASYSKGCACGRPGCTWTQELENSISAQSVHPPTQNTRNTPSVQIKGPGRNIGNQSFVYNADVKEKESKRKIAVYNCAEIPDDKDCKCNPPKPTPPCKTFDCECITETANIATRKTHRPYCPSFKHKDTCPVTIKNEEEGKKVEDDEDEAEPLPYGLPPIKLGPCPVMGRPCSVPDGFARMYKTAALPALPPSYNDAGKVCCSKEYERIKKALKEYMKHEKDNDYRCVNRFNVDTERRCCDKEKRLLSLTGKSCCGSHKMAIQKKFQIQDEKKIS from the exons ATGGAGCAAATGTACCTGGTTGAGATATTCATAGACAAAGTTACAATCTATGCATCTGAAGAAGATGAAAAGAGTGGTGCGAACAAAAAtctcataataaaaataaaatttgggCCCAAAGTACAGTTCATCATCAAAGAGGGCCAACTAGCTCTAAACGAAGACAAGAAAGATGATATTATAGAATGTGATGAAAACGGGAAACGAAAATGGACAAGGACAATAAGAGTGGGAAAGTCATACTTGTTTCCATCGTATCCTGACACTGTACTTATGACACTTAGTAAGTTTCCTCTCGAGATCGAAGTATGGAACGATGATGAGAACGAGGTAGAAATATTTGTTGGCATCGGTACGATGTACTGGGAAACTGAGTTCTACCACATGTTAAAAGAAACTGCTGATGCGAATAAACTCCATGAACCATtgacaataaaacaaaatacaataCTGTTTGCGGAATGTTGCTGTAAACGCGTCGGCGAGATATCATTCATTCTCAGAGTAAGCGCTTTAGGGGAAAGTATCATAACAGAATTTCAGCAACTAATGAAAGATCCAGATACCTTTGTTTTTAGAACTAACAAAGCACCGAGCATGTTTCAATGTAAAAGAATTGAAGGCGATGACCCCAACTTCTGTATGGTTGGTAGTTTATACGAAACGACTACTTTAGAAGATCCATCTATAGTTAACCGAGCTCAAGACCGAATAGAAGTTTGCACGGAGTTACAAAGCTGCGGTATCGGACAAAATGACACAGACTATAGTTGCAGGCATGGCACTGAAGATACATCGGCCCAAGCGAAAAAGAAATATCCAATTGATAAGATCAAAATGGGAGATATTGTAGGGCCATGTGGTAATACGAATTGTCCATTAGCACATAAAGTTAGAACATATATTAGGAACTTAGAAACCTATAAAAAAGAAGCTGAAGGTAAAGTAACCGGATCAAAGGGCGCTGTAACAAGAAAGATTTGCGGTTCTTGTGATTGTAAAGATGACCGTTGGCATCGTGATGAATGTCCTGAAAACATAGGAAAGGATGGCACGCCAAGTAAGGTCGAGTGTTCAGGTTGCGGTGGTATGACTCCAGCAGGTAAAACTTGTGAagataacaaaaacaaaaatacagtTGCGTATGTCTTTAGTGTAACCAAAGTACCGGGTTTCAAAGAATCTGTGTATAGTAAAAATGGCATAGTGGAAAACATGCCCGACTTTTGCAATATCGACGAAAATCTAGCATCTTATAGTAAGGGATGCGCATGTGGTCGTCCAGGATGCACTTGGACTCAGGAACTGGAAAATTCAATAAGTGCACAGAGCGTACATCCACCTACTCAAAATACAAGAAACACACCAAGCGTACAAAT CAAAGGCCCTGGTCGAAATATTGGTAACCAATCTTTTGTTTACAATGCCGATGTTAAAGAAAAGgagtcaaaaagaaaaatagccGTTTATAATTGTGCTGAGATCCCCGATGATAAGGACTGCAAATGTAATCCACCTAAACCTACGCCACCGTGCAAAACATTCGACTGCGAATGTATTACAGAAACTGCCAACATTGCAACGAGAAAAACACACCGACCATACTGTCCATCCTTCAAGCACAAAGACACGTGTCCTGTGACAATAAAGAATGAAGAAGAGGGAAAGAAAGTTGAAGACGATGAGGATGAGGCTGAACCTCTACCTTACGGTTTACCACCCATAAAACTCGGGCCCTGTCCTGTAATGGGTAGACCTTGTTCAGTTCCAGACGGATTTGCCAGAATGTACAAAACTGCAGCGTTACCTGCCTTGCCACCTAGTTACAATGACGCTGGTAAAGTTTGCTGTTCCAAAGAATACGAAAGAATAAAGAAAGCACTGAAAGAATATATGAAACATGAGAAAGACAACGATTACAGATGTGTGAACAGGTTCAACGTGGACACTGAAAGAAGGTGTTGTGACAAAGAAAAAAGACTTTTATCATTGACCGGTAAAAGCTGCTGCGGGTCTCATAAAATGGCTATACAGAAGAAATTCCAGATACAGGATGAAAAGAAAATTTCTTAA
- the LOC123874817 gene encoding uncharacterized protein LOC123874817 — protein MGLQITALILVIVCSGCAMGNYDGFLPSSYQHTEDQLAQPSARAEKSRDERDSQPDRTQRFGITDYGNTGPYGSTAPGLYGPVKIDLGGVLLGSILGFGAVIILPKIIHALSYGYGGYGRSVETDFSSVSDMVNRFDEVLTRYNVDSSSCMQRLACSYVQLANENMLTGNATDFDALLTNISSNSLVRRMLDGTSIYEAMSTGRSLDADCQQLYPKCKLDRKTVVKMITQLVPSS, from the exons ATGGGTCTGCAGATAACTGCACTAATACTAGTGATCGTGTGTTCGGGGTGCGCCATGGGAAATTACGATGG GTTCCTGCCAAGCTCGTACCAGCATACGGAAGACCAGCTCGCGCAGCCTTCAGCCAGGGCTGAAAAGAGCAGAGACGAGAGAGACAGCCAGCCTGACCGGACCCAGAGGTTTGGCATTACGGACTACGGGAACACG GGTCCATATGGCAGCACTGCTCCCGGTCTCTATGGTCCAGTGAAAATAGACCTCGGCGGAGTGTTGTTGGGTTCTATTCTGGGCTTCGGCGCTGTCATCATCCTGCCTAAGATCATTCACGCCCTCTCTTACGGCTACGGGGGATATGGTCGTA GCGTAGAAACAGATTTCAGTTCAGTATCGGACATGGTAAATCGATTCGACGAGGTGCTGACTCGATACAACGTCGATTCGTCGTCATGCATGCAACGACTCGCATGCTCTTACGTGCAACTAGCCAATGAAAACATGCTGACTGGCAATGCGACAGATTTCGATGCGTTGCTGACTAACATATCCAG TAACTCCTTAGTCCGACGGATGCTGGATGGCACATCGATATATGAAGCGATGTCGACTGGTCGCTCTTTAGACGCAGATTGTCAGCAACTTTACCCGAAATGCAAGCTGGATAGAAAAACTGTGGTCAAAATGATAACCCAACTTGTACCTTCCTCctaa